Proteins encoded in a region of the Halodesulfovibrio marinisediminis DSM 17456 genome:
- the proX gene encoding glycine betaine/L-proline ABC transporter substrate-binding protein ProX, which yields MIKKFLLTLLILSMSIPAFAVNPHPGKGITIRPARATWTTGYFHAVIIEKGLRELGYTVEKTKELPVALFFKSLTLGDVDYWPNGWFPLYENHLNKYKDSISAIGYVLKKQALQGYLVDKKHAESLNIKSLEDFKRPEVRKAFDKDGDGKADLTGAPHGWNTVKVIQMHIEKYGLKDHVEQVSASYQAAMAANIASYKSGEPIFYYTWTPSWTVYRLVPGKDVVWINVPFNIPNTDSKEELELMHLKDVEGAATNPIDMGFSVANIRVVANNKFLEQNPPAKKFLELFTIDLSDLNEQYAKLMRGEKSMRDINRHADEWIENNQDTWNNWLDQARRTVE from the coding sequence ATGATTAAAAAGTTTTTACTGACCCTACTCATTCTATCCATGTCTATTCCCGCTTTTGCAGTTAACCCTCATCCTGGTAAAGGAATCACCATCCGCCCTGCACGTGCTACATGGACAACAGGCTACTTCCATGCAGTTATTATTGAAAAGGGACTGCGTGAACTAGGGTATACCGTAGAGAAAACTAAAGAACTTCCTGTTGCACTGTTCTTTAAGAGTCTAACACTAGGGGATGTAGATTACTGGCCAAACGGTTGGTTCCCACTTTATGAAAACCACCTTAATAAATACAAAGATTCTATTTCTGCAATCGGATACGTACTTAAAAAGCAAGCTCTACAAGGTTACCTTGTAGATAAAAAGCATGCAGAAAGCCTGAACATCAAATCTCTTGAGGACTTCAAACGTCCTGAAGTTCGTAAAGCATTTGATAAGGATGGAGATGGTAAGGCCGACTTAACCGGCGCCCCACATGGATGGAATACTGTAAAAGTCATCCAGATGCATATTGAGAAGTATGGACTTAAGGACCATGTTGAGCAGGTAAGTGCATCATATCAAGCAGCAATGGCAGCTAATATCGCCTCATACAAAAGCGGTGAGCCTATATTCTACTATACATGGACACCAAGCTGGACTGTCTACAGACTGGTGCCGGGAAAAGACGTTGTCTGGATTAATGTTCCGTTTAATATTCCAAACACCGACTCCAAAGAAGAACTTGAGCTTATGCACTTGAAAGATGTTGAAGGTGCAGCAACAAACCCAATTGATATGGGCTTCAGCGTTGCAAATATTCGTGTTGTCGCAAACAATAAATTTCTTGAACAAAACCCGCCAGCCAAGAAGTTTTTAGAACTTTTTACTATCGACCTAAGTGACTTAAACGAGCAATACGCAAAGCTCATGCGAGGCGAAAAATCAATGCGGGACATCAACCGCCATGCGGATG